The Phoenix dactylifera cultivar Barhee BC4 chromosome 15, palm_55x_up_171113_PBpolish2nd_filt_p, whole genome shotgun sequence genome contains a region encoding:
- the LOC103705782 gene encoding solute carrier family 25 member 44-like, with protein sequence MDGGEVEFNIIGRRKHGDMILRTATGAEDSRTAAAELRVPAEVDWKMLDKSRFFVLGAALFSGVSAALYPVVVLKTRLQVTHPPPPCLRAAAAILRHEGLQGFYKGFATSLTGTIPARALYMTALEVTKSAIGTATVQFGVPEPAASAAASAAAGLSAAVAAQVVWTPIDVVSQRLMVQDSGAVARYLGGVDAFRKILRSDGLRGLYRGFGMSILTYAPSNAVWWASYSVSQRLIWGGLSRLSAAGGGGGRGLRPDYGTVVAVQGVSAAAAGGAAAVVTMPLDTIKTRLQVMDGGDGGRATVGATVKRLLREGGWGACYRGLGPRWASMSVSATTMITTYEFLKRLSAKEGSI encoded by the coding sequence ATGGATGGAGGAGAAgttgaatttaatataatagGTAGGAGAAAACACGGAGATATGATCCTTAGGACGGCGACGGGGGCGGAGGATAGCcggacggcggcggcggagctCCGCGTCCCGGCGGAGGTGGACTGGAAGATGCTGGACAAGTCGAGGTTTTTCGTCCTCGGGGCGGCGTTGTTCTCCGGCGTGTCGGCAGCCCTGTACCCGGTAGTGGTGCTGAAGACCAGGCTCCAGGTGACGCACCCGCCGCCGCCGTGTCTCCGGGCGGCGGCTGCAATCCTCCGGCACGAGGGGCTCCAGGGATTCTACAAGGGGTTCGCGACGTCGCTGACCGGGACCATCCCCGCCCGGGCGCTATACATGACCGCGCTGGAGGTGACCAAGAGTGCCATCGGCACCGCCACGGTCCAGTTCGGGGTCCCCGAGCCGGCGGCGTCGGCGGCCGCCTCGGCGGCCGCAGGGCTCAGCGCGGCGGTGGCAGCCCAGGTGGTCTGGACCCCGATCGACGTCGTCAGCCAGCGCCTCATGGTCCAGGACAGCGGCGCCGTCGCGAGGTACCTCGGCGGCGTGGACGCCTTCAGGAAGATCCTCCGATCGGACGGCCTCCGCGGCCTCTACCGGGGCTTCGGCATGTCGATCCTCACCTATGCCCCTTCCAATGCCGTCTGGTGGGCGTCCTACTCCGTCTCCCAACGGCTTATCTGGGGCGGGCTCAGCCGCCTCTCCGCGGCGGGGGGCGGCGGCGGAAGAGGGTTGAGGCCGGACTACGGGACGGTGGTGGCGGTGCAGGGGGTGAGTGCAGCGGCAGCGGGGGGAGCGGCGGCGGTGGTGACGATGCCGCTGGACACGATAAAGACGAGGTTGCAGGTGATGGACGGCGGGGATGGGGGGAGGGCGACGGTAGGAGCCACGGTGAAGAGGTTACTGAGGGAAGGGGGGTGGGGGGCGTGCTACAGAGGGCTGGGGCCGAGATGGGCGTCGATGTCGGTGTCGGCGACCACCATGATCACCACGTACGAGTTCCTGAAGCGGCTCTCAGCCAAGGAAGGATCCATTTGA
- the LOC103705781 gene encoding PHD finger protein ALFIN-LIKE 3-like isoform X1, with translation MDWESVPCGLRMVEEVFRDFKGRRAGIVKALTTDVEDFHQHCEPEKENLCLYGYPDEQWEVKIPSEEMPPVIPEPALGINFARDGMQEIDWLSLVAAHSDAWLLSVAFYFGARFGFYQDDRKHLYGLINRLPTIYEVVNVKNIVETTGTNHSSNKSKSNSKLQRASEPQAKYAKGQLKEEDEGLDGEDEEEHVEIVCSACGDNYASDDLWICCDICEKWFHGKCFKFTPVRVEHIKQYKCPSCGNKRAHSS, from the exons ATGGACTGGGAATCGGTGCCATGCGGCCTGAGGATGGTGGAGGAGGTTTTCCGGGACTTCAAGGGCCGGAGGGCCGGGATCGTCAAAGCCCTTACCACCG ATGTGGAGGATTTCCACCAGCACTGTGAACCTG AAAAGGAGAATTTATGCCTTTATGGATATCCTGATGAACAGTGGGAAGTTAAAATCCCTTCAGAAGAGATGCCTCCAGTGATCCCAGAGCCTGCGTTGGGCATTAACTTTGCGAGAGATGGAATGCAAGAGATAGACTGGCTCTCTCTAGTCGCTGCACACAGTGATGCATGGTTACTTTCTGTTGCATTTTATTTTGGTGCTAGATTTGGATTTTATCAAGATGACag GAAGCACCTCTATGGCTTGATTAACAGACTGCCTACCATATATGAAGTTGTGAATGTAAAGAACATAGTGGAAACAACGGGTACCAATCACAGCAGTAACAAATCCAAGTCAAACTCTAAACTG CAGCGTGCATCAGAGCCCCAGGCCAAGTATGCAAAGGGGCAGcttaaggaagaagatgaaggtctGGAtggggaagatgaagaagagcatGTGGAGATTGTTTGTTCTGCGTGTGGGGACAACTATGCATCAGATGATTTGTGGATCTGCTGTGACATATGTGAGAAGTGGTTTCATGGCAAGTGTTTTAAGTTCACCCCAGTTAGAGTTGAGCACATCAAGCAGTACAAGTGCCCATCATGCGGCAACAAGAGAGCTCACTCCTCCTGA
- the LOC103705781 gene encoding PHD finger protein ALFIN-LIKE 3-like isoform X2 → MDWESVPCGLRMVEEVFRDFKGRRAGIVKALTTDVEDFHQHCEPEKENLCLYGYPDEQWEVKIPSEEMPPVIPEPALGINFARDGMQEIDWLSLVAAHSDAWLLSVAFYFGARFGFYQDDRKHLYGLINRLPTIYEVVNVKNIVETTGTNHSSNKSKSNSKLRASEPQAKYAKGQLKEEDEGLDGEDEEEHVEIVCSACGDNYASDDLWICCDICEKWFHGKCFKFTPVRVEHIKQYKCPSCGNKRAHSS, encoded by the exons ATGGACTGGGAATCGGTGCCATGCGGCCTGAGGATGGTGGAGGAGGTTTTCCGGGACTTCAAGGGCCGGAGGGCCGGGATCGTCAAAGCCCTTACCACCG ATGTGGAGGATTTCCACCAGCACTGTGAACCTG AAAAGGAGAATTTATGCCTTTATGGATATCCTGATGAACAGTGGGAAGTTAAAATCCCTTCAGAAGAGATGCCTCCAGTGATCCCAGAGCCTGCGTTGGGCATTAACTTTGCGAGAGATGGAATGCAAGAGATAGACTGGCTCTCTCTAGTCGCTGCACACAGTGATGCATGGTTACTTTCTGTTGCATTTTATTTTGGTGCTAGATTTGGATTTTATCAAGATGACag GAAGCACCTCTATGGCTTGATTAACAGACTGCCTACCATATATGAAGTTGTGAATGTAAAGAACATAGTGGAAACAACGGGTACCAATCACAGCAGTAACAAATCCAAGTCAAACTCTAAACTG CGTGCATCAGAGCCCCAGGCCAAGTATGCAAAGGGGCAGcttaaggaagaagatgaaggtctGGAtggggaagatgaagaagagcatGTGGAGATTGTTTGTTCTGCGTGTGGGGACAACTATGCATCAGATGATTTGTGGATCTGCTGTGACATATGTGAGAAGTGGTTTCATGGCAAGTGTTTTAAGTTCACCCCAGTTAGAGTTGAGCACATCAAGCAGTACAAGTGCCCATCATGCGGCAACAAGAGAGCTCACTCCTCCTGA
- the LOC103705781 gene encoding PHD finger protein ALFIN-LIKE 3-like isoform X3, with the protein MILVAEKENLCLYGYPDEQWEVKIPSEEMPPVIPEPALGINFARDGMQEIDWLSLVAAHSDAWLLSVAFYFGARFGFYQDDRKHLYGLINRLPTIYEVVNVKNIVETTGTNHSSNKSKSNSKLRASEPQAKYAKGQLKEEDEGLDGEDEEEHVEIVCSACGDNYASDDLWICCDICEKWFHGKCFKFTPVRVEHIKQYKCPSCGNKRAHSS; encoded by the exons ATGATTCTTGTTGCAGAAAAGGAGAATTTATGCCTTTATGGATATCCTGATGAACAGTGGGAAGTTAAAATCCCTTCAGAAGAGATGCCTCCAGTGATCCCAGAGCCTGCGTTGGGCATTAACTTTGCGAGAGATGGAATGCAAGAGATAGACTGGCTCTCTCTAGTCGCTGCACACAGTGATGCATGGTTACTTTCTGTTGCATTTTATTTTGGTGCTAGATTTGGATTTTATCAAGATGACag GAAGCACCTCTATGGCTTGATTAACAGACTGCCTACCATATATGAAGTTGTGAATGTAAAGAACATAGTGGAAACAACGGGTACCAATCACAGCAGTAACAAATCCAAGTCAAACTCTAAACTG CGTGCATCAGAGCCCCAGGCCAAGTATGCAAAGGGGCAGcttaaggaagaagatgaaggtctGGAtggggaagatgaagaagagcatGTGGAGATTGTTTGTTCTGCGTGTGGGGACAACTATGCATCAGATGATTTGTGGATCTGCTGTGACATATGTGAGAAGTGGTTTCATGGCAAGTGTTTTAAGTTCACCCCAGTTAGAGTTGAGCACATCAAGCAGTACAAGTGCCCATCATGCGGCAACAAGAGAGCTCACTCCTCCTGA